One window from the genome of Pseudomonas fluorescens encodes:
- a CDS encoding kinase inhibitor: MKIRSILPALTMAVAFSGYAADFSLTSRDIADNRPLTSREVFQGFGCEGGNTSPELSWTNAPAGTKSYAITVYDPDAPTGSGWWHWTVVNLPTSTHSLPSGVGANLPAGAVQGRTDYGQPGFGGACPPVGDKPHRYQFTVWALKVDKLPLDGEASGALVGYMLNANVLAKATITSTYGR; this comes from the coding sequence ATGAAAATCAGGTCAATCCTGCCTGCACTCACCATGGCCGTAGCATTCAGTGGATACGCTGCCGACTTCTCACTGACCAGCCGGGATATTGCTGACAACCGTCCGCTGACCAGCCGCGAAGTGTTCCAAGGCTTCGGTTGCGAAGGTGGCAACACGTCCCCTGAGCTTTCCTGGACAAACGCTCCCGCTGGGACTAAAAGCTACGCGATCACGGTCTATGATCCCGATGCCCCGACGGGTAGCGGTTGGTGGCATTGGACGGTGGTTAACTTACCCACTTCTACCCATAGCTTGCCAAGCGGAGTGGGAGCGAACCTGCCTGCCGGTGCCGTACAAGGGCGAACCGATTATGGCCAGCCAGGATTTGGCGGGGCTTGCCCACCTGTAGGGGATAAGCCCCATCGCTATCAATTCACCGTATGGGCATTGAAAGTCGATAAGCTACCACTCGACGGCGAGGCCAGTGGCGCCTTGGTTGGGTACATGCTCAATGCCAACGTCCTGGCCAAAGCGACGATCACTTCAACTTACGGACGTTAA
- a CDS encoding response regulator transcription factor — MTSIPPSSPIIDNAPIVYIVDDDAPLCQSLGSLLRSIGLQVHLFGSVAQFMNYPRPEQPSCLVLDVRLQGTSGLDCQRELAAANVQLPIVFMTGHGDIAMTVRAMKAGAVDFLAKPFREQDLIDAVTAAHHQDRQRRDAERGHQQVLDRYTTLTPRERQVMALAVSGLMNKQIAGELGLSEITVKIHRGQAMRKMCAHSFADLVRMAQVLEWCLADTGR, encoded by the coding sequence ATGACCTCCATACCGCCCTCAAGCCCGATCATCGACAACGCCCCCATCGTCTATATCGTTGATGACGACGCACCGCTGTGCCAATCCCTCGGCAGCCTGCTGCGCTCCATCGGCTTGCAGGTCCATCTGTTCGGTTCGGTCGCGCAGTTCATGAACTATCCCAGGCCCGAGCAGCCCAGTTGCCTGGTCCTGGATGTACGGCTACAAGGCACCAGCGGCCTGGATTGCCAACGGGAGCTGGCAGCGGCCAACGTTCAACTGCCGATTGTGTTCATGACCGGTCACGGTGACATCGCCATGACCGTGCGGGCGATGAAGGCCGGTGCCGTGGACTTCCTCGCCAAACCGTTCCGCGAACAAGACCTGATCGACGCCGTGACCGCCGCCCATCACCAGGACCGCCAGCGGCGCGACGCCGAACGCGGCCATCAGCAAGTACTTGACCGCTACACCACCTTGACGCCCCGGGAGCGGCAGGTCATGGCGCTGGCGGTGTCAGGCCTGATGAACAAGCAGATCGCCGGGGAACTGGGCTTGAGTGAAATCACGGTCAAGATTCACCGTGGCCAGGCCATGCGCAAGATGTGCGCACACTCGTTTGCCGATCTGGTGCGCATGGCCCAGGTGCTGGAATGGTGTCTGGCTGACACAGGCCGATAG
- a CDS encoding sensor histidine kinase produces MGISTHPLVNALGWAVGLVVACGIVIINSETHSDLAPTLLYITLLLMAANLFSINLVITVALMCMGLLTAMFLYNGGYHRWESTTGFFRCLTALSAIAFLALRSKQASDSLRRNEAYLTGAQRLSQTGSMGFRGDRQALSWSEESARIFEYPPSKTPTVSMMLERTHPEDLELARGIFQQATAGEPQIEVKLRLLMPDGRIKHIHMIASPLLVQHGRFQYLGALMDVTASKQAEEALFRAQSQLAHVTRLTSLGEMAASIAHEVNQPLTAITSSGEACRRWLKRPQPDLREALDCLDRIVANGCRASEVISGIRALSRKCDPLRQPERLDDIVRETLNLVQQQLAHHKVRAKVELAATEGQVSADRVQLQQVIINLIINACHAMDGVKVHARTLRIRTWTESDEVLLEVTDHGTGIAPEILPSLFNAFFTTKENGLGMGLSICRSIIDFHAGRIWATSEVGQGTSFRFALPRLTGTALSGSGQ; encoded by the coding sequence ATGGGAATCAGCACCCACCCACTGGTCAACGCCCTCGGCTGGGCGGTGGGCCTGGTGGTGGCCTGCGGCATTGTCATCATCAACTCCGAAACCCATTCCGACCTGGCGCCGACCCTGCTGTACATCACCTTGTTGTTGATGGCGGCCAACCTGTTCTCCATCAATCTGGTGATCACCGTCGCGCTGATGTGCATGGGCTTGCTCACCGCGATGTTCTTGTACAACGGCGGCTATCACCGCTGGGAATCGACCACCGGCTTCTTCCGCTGCCTGACCGCACTGTCCGCCATTGCTTTCCTGGCCCTGCGCAGCAAGCAGGCTTCCGACAGCCTGCGGCGCAACGAGGCTTACCTGACCGGCGCCCAGCGTCTGAGCCAGACCGGCAGCATGGGCTTTCGCGGTGATCGACAAGCGTTGTCCTGGTCGGAGGAGTCGGCACGGATTTTCGAGTACCCGCCCAGCAAGACGCCAACGGTGTCGATGATGCTGGAGCGCACCCATCCTGAAGACCTGGAGTTGGCACGCGGGATTTTCCAACAGGCCACCGCTGGCGAACCGCAGATCGAGGTCAAGCTGCGGCTGCTGATGCCTGATGGGCGCATCAAGCACATCCATATGATCGCCAGCCCCCTGCTCGTCCAGCATGGCCGTTTCCAGTATCTCGGCGCACTCATGGACGTGACTGCCAGCAAGCAGGCCGAAGAAGCGTTGTTTCGCGCCCAGAGCCAACTGGCCCACGTCACTCGCTTGACCTCCCTGGGGGAAATGGCCGCGTCCATTGCCCACGAGGTCAACCAGCCACTGACGGCCATCACCAGCAGCGGCGAGGCCTGTCGCCGCTGGCTCAAACGCCCGCAACCCGATCTCCGGGAAGCCCTGGATTGCCTCGACCGAATCGTCGCCAACGGCTGTCGCGCCAGCGAGGTCATCAGCGGTATCAGGGCGCTGTCGCGCAAGTGCGACCCGTTGCGCCAGCCCGAGCGACTGGACGACATCGTCCGCGAGACCCTGAACCTGGTCCAGCAGCAACTGGCTCATCATAAAGTCCGGGCCAAGGTGGAGCTGGCAGCGACCGAGGGCCAGGTCAGCGCAGACCGGGTGCAACTGCAGCAAGTGATCATCAACCTGATCATCAATGCCTGTCACGCCATGGACGGGGTCAAGGTACACGCACGAACCCTGCGCATACGCACCTGGACCGAGAGTGACGAAGTGCTGCTGGAGGTGACTGACCACGGAACCGGCATTGCCCCCGAGATCCTGCCGTCCTTGTTCAATGCGTTTTTCACCACCAAGGAAAACGGCCTGGGCATGGGCCTTTCCATCTGCCGGTCCATCATCGACTTCCATGCCGGCAGGATCTGGGCAACCAGCGAGGTCGGCCAAGGCACCTCGTTCAGGTTCGCGCTGCCGCGGCTCACGGGCACCGCTCTGTCGGGGAGCGGGCAATGA
- a CDS encoding LysR family transcriptional regulator has product MMNRNDLRRADINLLVVFETMMHERNVTRVSEKLFLGQPTISSALARLRLMFDDPLFIRSGRLMEPTSRAREIFSNLSPALDGIAAALSHCQAFEPATSEATFHIGLCDDVEYALLPELLRRLRVEAPGTTLVVRRTDQWQVSQLLASGEISLGISPTLELPANARRKTLRPIRPMLLRADSQPGELTLDEFCRRPHAVVSSMGNVIDDSDRALCLMGRQRRVVLTVPQFSALPVLLAQSDMIAIVPDYVAQAMAGVTGMRAQAAPICLPRHELSMVWRGASHNDPGERWLRSRCCALLAEQADPQEQSRRVA; this is encoded by the coding sequence ATGATGAACAGAAATGACCTGCGTCGTGCTGACATCAATCTGCTGGTGGTCTTCGAAACCATGATGCACGAGCGAAACGTGACCCGTGTCAGCGAAAAGCTGTTTCTCGGCCAGCCAACGATCAGCAGTGCCCTGGCGCGCTTGCGGTTGATGTTCGATGATCCCTTGTTCATCCGTTCGGGGCGGTTGATGGAACCGACCTCCCGGGCGCGGGAAATCTTCTCCAACCTGTCCCCGGCCCTGGACGGCATCGCCGCCGCCTTGAGCCACTGCCAGGCGTTCGAGCCGGCCACCAGCGAGGCGACCTTCCATATCGGCCTTTGCGATGACGTCGAGTACGCCCTGCTGCCGGAGCTGTTGCGACGCCTGCGGGTCGAGGCCCCGGGCACCACCTTGGTGGTGCGCCGGACCGATCAATGGCAGGTCTCCCAACTGTTGGCCAGTGGCGAGATTTCCCTGGGCATCAGCCCGACGCTGGAGTTGCCGGCCAATGCCCGGCGCAAGACCCTGCGGCCGATTCGACCGATGCTGTTGCGCGCCGATTCGCAGCCCGGCGAGCTGACCCTGGACGAATTCTGCCGTAGGCCCCATGCCGTCGTATCGTCCATGGGCAATGTCATCGATGATTCGGACCGCGCGTTATGCCTGATGGGCCGACAGCGCCGGGTGGTGTTGACCGTGCCGCAGTTCAGCGCCTTGCCCGTGCTGTTGGCCCAGAGCGACATGATTGCCATCGTGCCGGATTACGTTGCCCAGGCGATGGCCGGGGTGACCGGCATGCGGGCGCAAGCGGCCCCGATCTGCTTGCCCCGGCACGAGCTTTCCATGGTCTGGCGCGGCGCTTCGCACAATGATCCGGGGGAGCGTTGGTTGCGTTCCCGTTGCTGCGCGCTGCTGGCCGAACAGGCCGACCCTCAGGAGCAATCCAGGCGAGTGGCCTGA
- a CDS encoding GlxA family transcriptional regulator, producing MSLDIGIAAESVSQPRTLVFLAYPQMGLLDLTGAQTVFWAATKAMTERGLPGYAMHTASLAGGLMQSAEGLVVDTRALHELDGTLIDTLIVPGAPDIRQAMIDCVDLVHWLRKASVQARRTASVCSGTFLMAQAGLLDGRRAATHWAMCEMLKSGFPAVEVDLDAIFIQQGNVWTSAGVSAGIDMALALVEADCGRDVALQVARELVVFLKRPGGQAQFSQLLQLQMQESAGFDELHVWISEHLDDNNLTVERLARQARMSPRNFARVYKRQTGRTPAKAIEMFRLEAARRMLEDSPRNIDQIARSCGFGDEERMRHTFQRHLSISPREYRSRFSR from the coding sequence ATGAGCCTGGATATCGGCATCGCCGCCGAGTCCGTTTCCCAACCGCGCACCCTGGTATTCCTGGCCTACCCGCAGATGGGTTTGCTGGACCTGACCGGGGCCCAGACCGTGTTCTGGGCCGCCACCAAAGCCATGACCGAACGCGGCCTGCCCGGCTACGCCATGCACACCGCGAGCCTGGCTGGCGGGTTGATGCAAAGCGCCGAAGGCCTGGTCGTGGATACCCGTGCCCTGCATGAGCTCGACGGGACGCTCATCGACACGCTGATCGTCCCCGGCGCACCGGACATTCGGCAGGCGATGATCGACTGTGTCGACCTGGTGCACTGGCTGCGCAAGGCCTCGGTCCAGGCCAGGCGCACGGCATCGGTGTGCAGCGGCACCTTCCTCATGGCCCAGGCCGGCTTGCTGGACGGACGCCGGGCCGCCACCCATTGGGCCATGTGCGAGATGCTCAAGAGCGGTTTCCCAGCGGTTGAGGTGGACCTCGATGCGATCTTCATCCAGCAGGGCAACGTGTGGACCTCGGCCGGTGTCAGCGCCGGCATCGACATGGCCCTGGCATTGGTCGAAGCCGACTGTGGTCGCGATGTGGCCTTGCAGGTGGCCCGTGAGCTGGTGGTGTTTCTCAAGCGCCCCGGCGGGCAGGCGCAGTTCAGCCAACTGTTGCAATTGCAGATGCAAGAGAGCGCCGGCTTCGATGAACTGCACGTGTGGATTTCCGAGCACCTGGACGACAACAACCTCACCGTCGAACGGCTGGCCCGCCAGGCCAGGATGAGCCCGCGCAATTTTGCCCGGGTCTATAAACGCCAGACCGGCCGAACCCCGGCCAAAGCCATCGAGATGTTCCGCCTTGAAGCGGCGCGTCGAATGCTCGAAGACTCCCCGCGCAACATCGACCAGATCGCCCGATCCTGCGGTTTCGGTGACGAGGAACGAATGCGCCACACGTTTCAGCGCCATCTCTCGATATCCCCCCGGGAGTACCGCAGCCGGTTTTCTCGCTGA
- a CDS encoding ABC transporter substrate-binding protein, which produces MAFKRSARTLLVSLAATALLNPLAHAEGKISIAQQFGIGYLILDVVRDQQLIEKHGKAQGLDIKVDWNSISGATAMNEALLTGALDVVSAGVPPMLTIWDRTRGKQNVKAIASLGSMPNYLLTNNPNVKSLKDFTDKDRIAVPAAGVGFQSRTLQIETAKVFGNDHFKKFDDISVSLPHPDATAALIAGQSEINSHFSSPPFQYQALQSPNVHKVLSSYDVLGGPATFNVLYTTEKFHDENPKTYKAFYDALVEAQGIIKADKPAAAQTYIRVEQSKLPLALVEKIVTDPEIDFTVVPQRTYIYAEKLHELGVLKNKADSWKDYFFEEAHADAGS; this is translated from the coding sequence ATGGCTTTCAAGCGTTCTGCGCGCACCTTGTTGGTTTCCCTGGCGGCCACTGCGCTGCTCAATCCCTTGGCCCACGCCGAGGGCAAGATCAGCATCGCCCAGCAATTCGGTATCGGCTACCTGATCCTGGATGTGGTGCGTGACCAGCAGCTCATCGAGAAGCATGGCAAGGCCCAGGGCCTGGATATCAAAGTGGACTGGAACAGCATCTCCGGCGCGACGGCGATGAACGAGGCCTTGCTGACCGGCGCCCTGGATGTGGTGTCGGCGGGCGTTCCGCCGATGCTGACGATCTGGGATCGGACCCGTGGCAAGCAGAACGTCAAGGCCATCGCCTCGCTGGGGTCGATGCCCAATTACCTGCTGACCAACAACCCGAACGTGAAGAGCCTCAAGGACTTCACCGACAAGGACCGGATCGCTGTCCCGGCGGCGGGTGTCGGATTCCAGTCGCGCACGTTGCAGATCGAAACCGCCAAGGTGTTCGGCAACGATCACTTCAAGAAATTCGACGACATCTCGGTCAGCCTTCCGCACCCGGATGCGACGGCGGCGCTGATCGCCGGCCAGTCGGAGATCAACTCGCACTTCTCCAGCCCGCCGTTCCAGTACCAGGCCCTGCAAAGCCCCAATGTGCACAAGGTGCTCAGTTCCTATGATGTGCTGGGCGGCCCGGCGACGTTCAACGTGCTCTACACCACGGAAAAATTCCACGACGAAAATCCCAAGACCTACAAGGCGTTCTACGATGCCTTGGTGGAGGCGCAAGGCATCATCAAGGCCGACAAGCCGGCCGCTGCCCAGACCTACATCCGCGTAGAACAGTCCAAGTTGCCGCTGGCGCTGGTGGAAAAAATCGTCACCGACCCCGAAATCGACTTCACCGTCGTTCCGCAACGCACCTACATCTATGCCGAAAAACTGCATGAACTGGGCGTGTTGAAAAACAAGGCCGACAGCTGGAAGGACTATTTCTTCGAAGAGGCCCATGCCGACGCCGGCAGCTAA
- a CDS encoding helix-turn-helix domain-containing protein: MNNDNMAQPAVSSDGLPMLPINRFRTTDIDEHARNMGGWQVCYDQLTPGRFDGELIEFRSDWMQLVRDRSNQALTKQGMAWEGAITFSVPLSADGPVFCSGHPIVEPSLLVAHGHNLPELRTPQHLDLLGVAIDEQALEHVLERQGSRFRITDLPKCYRLGNSTLPAELAALFDELEGGEQGRDSLLGYESIRRGLRDTVMLHILELVAPDEAPPLSPTARKRMVDRAREYALAHVDEPLSILDLCNHIGASRRKLQYCFQETLGINPVAYLRALRLNAVRRELRNGDQVLGVQEVAARWGFWHLSRFSSDYRTLFGETPSHTLRRTHLC, encoded by the coding sequence ATGAACAATGACAACATGGCGCAGCCAGCGGTCTCGTCGGATGGGTTGCCGATGCTGCCGATCAATCGGTTTCGTACCACGGACATCGACGAGCACGCCCGCAACATGGGAGGCTGGCAGGTCTGCTATGACCAGTTGACCCCCGGTCGCTTCGACGGCGAGTTGATCGAGTTCCGCTCGGATTGGATGCAGTTGGTGCGCGACCGCTCTAATCAGGCCCTGACCAAGCAAGGCATGGCCTGGGAGGGCGCCATCACCTTCAGCGTACCGCTGAGTGCGGATGGGCCGGTCTTTTGCTCCGGGCACCCGATTGTCGAACCCAGCCTATTGGTCGCCCATGGGCATAACCTGCCTGAGTTGCGCACGCCCCAGCATCTGGATCTGCTCGGTGTCGCCATCGACGAGCAGGCGTTGGAGCATGTGCTGGAGCGACAAGGCAGTCGCTTTCGAATTACCGATCTTCCCAAGTGTTACCGTCTTGGCAACTCGACGCTGCCCGCCGAGCTTGCGGCGTTGTTCGATGAGCTTGAAGGGGGCGAGCAGGGGCGTGACTCGTTGCTGGGGTACGAGTCGATTCGCCGGGGCCTGCGGGACACGGTGATGCTGCACATACTGGAACTGGTGGCGCCGGACGAAGCACCACCGCTCAGTCCCACGGCGCGCAAACGCATGGTCGACCGCGCCCGGGAGTACGCCCTGGCCCATGTCGATGAGCCGCTGTCGATCCTCGACCTGTGCAATCACATCGGTGCCAGCCGACGCAAACTGCAGTATTGCTTCCAAGAAACCCTAGGCATCAATCCGGTGGCTTATCTGCGGGCGTTGCGCCTCAATGCGGTGCGCCGTGAGCTGCGCAATGGCGATCAGGTGCTGGGGGTGCAGGAGGTGGCGGCACGCTGGGGGTTCTGGCATTTGAGCCGGTTTTCCAGTGATTACCGGACCCTGTTTGGCGAAACCCCGTCACACACCTTGCGTCGCACGCATCTGTGCTGA
- a CDS encoding SphA family protein, which translates to MYQNKKTNVWHCTWLTLGLIGACTAAHGTENGAPTTAVGVYDFGAGMMPPATPFGTVGLRTAFYSANVQKDRHGKSVDNNFSLDVLSIGVAYMRMTDYTVLGAKYGFGAVVPFFQMDASLQVQTPVGPLNLEADPFRMADMQVLPVILQWTLSPNLFVNAQFQIQAPTGDYDKDRLISPGLNHWTFSPILNATYISDSGFEVSSSFEADINTRNHATDYKNGVEYRHEFAVGQHVGPWTLGVGGYYYRQFTDDDAPGLETGNRARVLAVGPAVSYFKPGIPPVWLHVYKELDARNRAEGYTAALRISHSF; encoded by the coding sequence ATGTACCAAAACAAAAAAACAAACGTCTGGCACTGTACGTGGTTAACCCTGGGGCTGATCGGTGCCTGCACCGCTGCCCATGGCACCGAAAACGGCGCGCCGACCACGGCGGTCGGGGTCTATGATTTCGGCGCGGGCATGATGCCGCCGGCCACGCCCTTTGGCACCGTCGGCCTGCGTACTGCGTTCTATTCGGCCAACGTGCAGAAGGATCGCCACGGCAAGTCCGTGGACAACAATTTCTCCCTGGATGTCTTGTCCATCGGCGTCGCCTACATGCGCATGACCGATTACACCGTGCTGGGCGCCAAGTATGGCTTCGGTGCCGTCGTACCGTTCTTCCAGATGGACGCGTCGCTGCAGGTGCAGACCCCTGTCGGCCCACTGAACCTGGAGGCCGATCCGTTTCGCATGGCCGACATGCAGGTGCTGCCGGTGATCCTGCAGTGGACCCTTTCGCCGAACCTGTTCGTCAATGCCCAGTTCCAGATCCAGGCCCCCACCGGCGACTACGACAAGGATCGCTTGATCTCGCCGGGTCTCAACCACTGGACCTTCTCGCCGATCCTCAACGCCACGTACATCTCCGACAGCGGCTTCGAGGTGTCTTCGAGCTTTGAAGCCGACATCAACACCCGCAACCACGCCACCGACTACAAGAACGGCGTCGAGTACCGTCACGAATTTGCCGTGGGCCAGCACGTCGGGCCATGGACCTTGGGCGTGGGCGGGTACTACTACCGTCAGTTCACCGATGACGACGCGCCGGGGCTGGAAACCGGCAATCGCGCCCGGGTGCTGGCTGTCGGGCCGGCGGTGAGCTACTTCAAGCCCGGCATTCCACCGGTGTGGCTGCATGTCTACAAGGAGCTCGATGCGCGCAACCGCGCCGAGGGCTATACCGCGGCGCTGCGTATTTCCCACAGTTTCTAG
- a CDS encoding MFS transporter → MNQSSSVSTAATPSRQASWREGGVLMLGSSLTIMGAVMVTPILPRLGAEFGPLEPRADLLVPLAITGPALAIAVCAPLAGWLADRVGRKALLVIATVLYALLGALPALLDSLPSIVGVRLLFGCTEAAVMTCCATLIADYWQGEERLRYVNRQVVTIGLVGALFFVVGGVLGEHSWRAPFLLYLLPLLLVPAMMKVLWEPPVTKRRRVEQRVDESAPAKVAVLPLLVGYLMILGGMVLTFIMPIQAPTLLVSLGITSSTMIGLAAGLSLLATLGGSLMWPLLRRRFGIAGCNALLLGLMGLGLWLLMRGQSYNAVLVAVFIQGLGAGLLVPNVMAPVMNALTASTRGRGLGGFTSCLYIGQFVSPLVVALVVVFAGDLRHAIQWLALASFALALLWVIAGLRARGQGQASTVGSHQSS, encoded by the coding sequence ATGAACCAATCAAGTTCCGTTTCAACGGCGGCCACCCCGTCGCGCCAGGCCAGTTGGCGCGAAGGCGGGGTGCTGATGCTGGGTAGCAGCCTGACGATCATGGGCGCGGTGATGGTCACGCCCATCCTGCCCCGGTTGGGTGCCGAATTCGGTCCCTTGGAACCGCGCGCCGATCTGCTGGTGCCGTTGGCGATTACCGGTCCGGCCCTGGCGATTGCCGTGTGCGCGCCGTTGGCTGGCTGGTTGGCCGACCGGGTGGGACGCAAGGCGTTGCTGGTGATTGCCACGGTGCTCTACGCCTTGCTCGGCGCCTTGCCGGCCCTGCTCGATAGCCTGCCTTCGATTGTCGGTGTGCGGCTGTTGTTCGGGTGCACGGAGGCGGCGGTGATGACCTGCTGCGCGACGCTGATCGCCGACTATTGGCAGGGCGAGGAGCGACTGCGCTACGTCAACCGGCAGGTGGTGACCATCGGCCTGGTGGGGGCGCTGTTTTTTGTGGTGGGCGGTGTGCTCGGGGAGCACTCGTGGCGTGCGCCATTCCTGTTGTATCTGCTGCCACTGCTGCTGGTGCCGGCCATGATGAAAGTGCTCTGGGAACCGCCGGTGACGAAGCGCCGGAGGGTCGAGCAGCGCGTCGATGAGTCGGCTCCGGCCAAGGTCGCCGTGCTGCCACTGCTGGTCGGCTACCTGATGATCCTGGGCGGCATGGTCCTGACGTTCATCATGCCGATCCAGGCGCCGACGCTGTTGGTCAGCTTGGGCATCACCTCCAGCACGATGATCGGCCTGGCGGCGGGACTGAGCCTGTTGGCGACCTTGGGCGGTTCGCTGATGTGGCCGTTGCTGCGCCGTCGCTTCGGCATCGCCGGGTGCAACGCATTGTTGCTCGGCCTGATGGGCCTGGGGCTGTGGTTGCTGATGCGCGGGCAAAGCTACAACGCTGTGCTGGTGGCGGTGTTCATCCAGGGCCTGGGGGCTGGGTTGCTGGTGCCCAACGTGATGGCGCCGGTGATGAATGCCTTGACCGCCAGCACCCGCGGCCGGGGCTTGGGCGGGTTTACCTCGTGCCTGTACATCGGCCAATTCGTCAGTCCGCTGGTGGTGGCGTTGGTGGTTGTCTTCGCCGGTGACCTGCGTCACGCCATTCAGTGGCTGGCCCTGGCCAGTTTTGCCTTGGCACTGCTCTGGGTCATTGCCGGCCTGCGCGCACGGGGCCAGGGGCAGGCGAGCACCGTCGGATCACATCAATCGTCGTGA
- a CDS encoding amidase, with protein sequence MGMQDIHHLMDSEDATALAEWVRRGEVQPGELLETAIERLERVEPQLNAVAERLYDSARQAARTPQVGQGLLAGVPTLIKDLFSPVHGAAMTNGSRALGDFRADFESEVVTRLRRAGCQVMGTSTSPEFGTSYSTESARFGATRNPWSSEHSAGGSSGGAAALVAARVVPFAHGNDGGGSLRVPASCCGVFGFKPSRGLMPSGPIVGEGWAGMGTPHAITLSVRDSAALLDATAGMDLGAPYAAPVQALPYTMAVQADPKPLRIALVEQLGPWPTAPQSLQAVGEAARLCEALGHRVEPVNLPVGLLEFLDHVFTIIGASSRHYVDLLGQMRGFAVQAEELEVRTRIILRDKGNVSGAQYAAAVEWIHALGRQLAVFMQDYDVILTPVLTREPVLIGELDLQDVCMSLDQLIERYHSYSPFTALFNASGQPAMSVPLSWSANGLPMGAHFAGRFGEENTLLALAAQLERAQPWRGRVPAVNACRR encoded by the coding sequence ATGGGTATGCAAGACATCCACCATCTGATGGACAGTGAAGACGCCACGGCGCTGGCCGAGTGGGTCAGGCGTGGCGAAGTCCAGCCCGGCGAACTGCTGGAAACCGCCATCGAGCGCCTGGAGCGGGTCGAGCCGCAGCTCAATGCGGTGGCCGAGCGGCTGTACGATTCGGCCCGACAAGCAGCGCGCACGCCACAGGTTGGCCAGGGCCTGTTGGCCGGTGTGCCGACCTTGATCAAAGACCTGTTTTCGCCGGTCCACGGCGCGGCGATGACCAACGGCTCGCGTGCACTGGGCGACTTCCGGGCGGATTTCGAATCGGAAGTCGTGACGCGCCTGCGCCGTGCCGGATGCCAAGTGATGGGCACCAGCACTTCGCCGGAGTTCGGCACGTCGTACTCCACCGAGTCCGCGCGTTTCGGTGCCACCCGCAACCCTTGGAGCAGCGAGCACAGTGCCGGTGGCTCCAGTGGCGGCGCGGCGGCGTTGGTGGCGGCCCGGGTGGTGCCGTTCGCCCATGGCAACGACGGCGGCGGTTCATTGCGGGTGCCGGCATCATGCTGTGGTGTGTTCGGGTTCAAGCCCAGCCGTGGCCTGATGCCGTCGGGGCCGATAGTGGGCGAGGGCTGGGCGGGGATGGGCACGCCCCATGCGATTACCTTGTCGGTGCGTGACAGTGCGGCGTTGCTGGACGCCACCGCCGGCATGGACCTGGGTGCGCCCTATGCCGCGCCGGTCCAGGCGTTGCCGTATACGATGGCGGTGCAAGCTGATCCCAAACCGCTGCGCATTGCCCTGGTCGAACAGCTCGGCCCTTGGCCCACCGCGCCGCAAAGTCTCCAGGCCGTGGGCGAGGCGGCCCGGTTGTGCGAGGCCCTGGGGCATCGTGTCGAACCGGTGAACCTGCCGGTGGGGTTGCTGGAGTTTCTCGACCACGTGTTCACCATCATTGGCGCCAGCTCTCGTCACTATGTCGACCTGCTGGGCCAGATGCGTGGGTTTGCCGTGCAGGCCGAAGAACTGGAGGTGCGCACCCGGATCATCTTGCGGGACAAGGGCAACGTCAGCGGCGCCCAATATGCCGCGGCGGTGGAATGGATTCATGCCCTCGGCCGGCAGTTGGCGGTGTTCATGCAGGATTACGACGTGATCCTGACCCCGGTCCTGACTCGCGAACCGGTGCTGATTGGCGAGCTGGATTTGCAGGATGTGTGCATGAGCCTGGATCAACTGATCGAGCGCTACCACAGCTATTCGCCGTTCACCGCGCTGTTCAATGCCAGCGGCCAGCCGGCGATGTCAGTGCCGTTGTCCTGGAGTGCCAATGGGTTGCCGATGGGGGCGCATTTTGCCGGACGCTTTGGCGAGGAAAACACCTTGCTGGCCCTGGCCGCCCAACTGGAACGCGCCCAGCCCTGGCGTGGCCGAGTTCCAGCGGTCAACGCCTGCCGGCGGTGA